The Osmia lignaria lignaria isolate PbOS001 chromosome 14, iyOsmLign1, whole genome shotgun sequence genome has a window encoding:
- the LOC117605671 gene encoding uncharacterized protein LOC117605671 isoform X3, protein MKGFVFLLIVTLLAHTHGAPSETSSWKDTVEQLQKEIRVKKDETIQRLHDWGSALLPNLDKLAGFGRNPQNSVKKESDRNEVRKPSNPFDLLPGNRWSSPYNRKNQGKNSESTNLKEKESTDEKFNQRNPYKRSSQENDPHNNRNPLDWIFNKKRPKQNNNESGEKDQPNKKDSSESSTSTDEISAAISHTRKQTNHKQREKNKNSAKNNNSSQDSSEKDSPNTKDSSELSNSIDQIRSSHSHSDKERDRKHQRNSQHDSKEKDTNEEEFKGFLTKVKEKVENATYIIQMLKHNKNNECRHLTPIEMYYRRLYEYNKARYIEWSKKLGIKKYILSHLKNLSIEKLLHICKIKKQINHEHRLILIKKCINVHLSINDTFEIVTEPPPLSPQDPTSWKCGKTTKPPWPVTQSTSTWQNNWSSSIEASSTMTKIPNTSRTKRSTQTQATEDSSVSSSSPNTVSSKEPTSTTTEEPRHSSNSTDSSSGQPTGPSQQTNTEEPTSPSQATGSTETRPSEEPTESSSLSSTGSSAGGPSSTESSGPPQSTSTEESTSPSQSTGSSETRPSERSTESSSLSSTRSSAGPSSSTTGGPSSAEPSGSSESTSTEEPTSQSQSTGSTGTIPCEEPTESSRLSSTGSSAGPSSPTTGGTSWTESSGPPQSTGTDESTSPSQSTGSTETRPSEEPTENSSLSSTGSSAGPSSSTTGGPSSAEPSDSPESTSTQEPTSQSQSTGSTETRPSEEPTESSSLSSTGSSAGPSSPTTGGTSWTESSGPPQSTGTDESTSPSQSTGSTETRPSEGPTESSSLSSTGSSAGPSTSTTEGPSSAEPSGSSESTSTEEPTSQSQSTGSTKTRPSEEPTESSSLSSTGSSAGPSSPTTGGTSSTESSGPPQSTGTDESTSPSQSTGSTETRPSEGPTESSSLSSTGSSAGPSSSTTGGPSSAEPSGSSESTSTEEPTSQSQSTGSTGTIPCEEPTESSSLSSTGSSAGPSSSTTGGSSSSEPSRSSESTSTDEPTSQSQSTGTTGTIPCEEPTESSSLSSIGSSAGRSSSTTGGPSSSEPSGSSESTSTVEPTRPSQSTGNTETRPSEEPTEISSLSSIGSSAGPSSSTSSGPSSSEPSRSSESTSTDEPTSQSQSTGTTGTPPCEEPTESSSLSSTGSPAGPSSSTTGGPSSAESSGPSESTSTEEPTSPSQSTGSTETSPPEEPTESSSLSSTGSSAGPSSSTTEGPSSAEPSGSSESTSTEEPTSQSQSTGSTETRPSEEPTESSSLSSTGSSAGPSSPTTGGTSSTESSGPPQSTGTDESTSPSQSTGNTETRPSEGPTESSSLSSTGSSAGPSSSTTGGPSSAEPSGSSESTSTEEPTSPSQSTGSTETRPSEEPTESSSLSSTGSSAGPSSSSTDGSSSTESSGPSESTSTEEPTSPSQSTGSTETPPPEEPTESSSLSSTGSSAGPSSSTTEGPSSAEPSGSSESTSTEEPTSQSQSTGSTETRPSEGPTESSSLSSTGSSAGPSSSTTGGTSSAEPSGSSESTSTEEPTSQSQSTGSTETRPSDEPTESSSLSSTGSSAGPSSSTTGGPSSSEPSRSSESTSTDEPTSQSQSTGTTGTLPCKEPTESSSLSSTGSSAGPSSSTTGGPSSAEPSDSSESTSTQEPTSQSQSTGSTETRPSEEPTESSSLSSTGSSAGPSSSTTGGPSSVEPSGSSESTSTEEPTSQSRSTGSTGTIPCEESTESSRLSSTGSSARPSSSTTGGPSSAEPSVSSESTSTEEPTSQSQSTGSTETRPSEEPTESSSLSSTGSSAGPSSSTTGGPSSSEPSRSSESTSTDEPTSQSQSTGTTGTIPCEEPTESSSLSSIGSSAGPSSSTAGGPSSSEPSGSSESTSTVEPTRPSQSTGNTETRPSEEPTEISSLSSIGSSAGPSSSTSSGPSSSEPSGSSESTSTEEPTSQSRSTGSTGTIPCEEPTESSSLSSTGSSAGPSSSTTGGSSSSEPSRSSESTSTDEPTSQSQSTGTTGTLPCEEPTESSSLSSTGSPAGPSSSTTGGPSSAEPTDSAESTSTQEPTSQSQSTGSTETRPSEEPTESSSLSSTGSSAGPSSPTTGGTSSTESSGPPQSTGTDESTSPSQSTGSTETRPSEGPTESSSLSSTGSSAGPSSSTTGGPSSAEPSGSSESTSTEEPTSPSQSTGSTETRPSEEPTESTSLSSIIPSSVTTSGSTRSTSAEDSRDVSRPRRDTSSRAADGYVESTIQISTEMSGTTERQPQTTGSSNIPSSVTGRETSQSESTVASISTLEPAKSSSQSTEWLAESSTLSGTQTVSDVSTLASENIVISGNVEVAVESNIGGSSANKSIVESGTFNLTIEDVAKANITGFHINGSSIVMDGELIRTNGTGSHGVVIVDQIHISGSLDISVEEHNETILPNPGSLTSLGKNRTRIPGSGSPILQINETGGNVVSSNDLSRGSIALPITPSQGLESTVETQLNDLQTKTYVNNIQFTDENSVTVGKSIFAFGNDNNIRSNAALDTAVSRASASLQAAGGSNSDSSMKKVVVSVV, encoded by the exons ATGAAAG GTTTCGTCTTCCTTCTAATTGTCACTTTACTTGCGCATACGCATGGTGCACCATCTGAAACCTCATCATGGAAAGACACGGTAGAACAATTGCAAAAGGAAATAAGGGTAAAAAAAGATGAAACTATTCAGCGACTTCACGACTGGGGCTCAGCACTATTGCCCAATCTCGACAAACTAGCAGGGTTTGGAAGAAATCCccaaaattctgtgaaaaaagaaagtgaTAGAAACGAGGTAAGGAAACCTTCAAATCCATTCGATTTACTGCCAGGAAACAGGTGGAGTTCCCCTTATAACCGAAAAAATCAGGGGAAGAATTCTGAGAGTACAAATTTGAAGGAGAAAGAATCCACGGATGAAAAGTTTAACCAACGAAACCCATACAAAAGAAGCTCTCAAGAAAATGATCCTCACAACAACAGAAATCCTCTCGACTGGATTTTTAATAAGAAGCGTCCAAAACAAAATAACAATGAATCAGGCGAAAAGGACCAACCCAATAAGAAAGACTCTTCAGAATCTTCAACTTCAACAGATGAAATCAGCGCAGCAATTTCACACACTCGCAAGCAAACAAATCAtaaacagagagaaaaaaataaaaacagcgCAAAAAACAATAACAGTTCACAGGATTCGAGTGAAAAGGATTCACCCAATACAAAGGATTCTTCAGAATTATCAAATTCAATTGATCAAATTAGATCCTCCCATTCACATTCTGATAAAGAAAGAGACAGAAAACATCAGAGAAATAGCCAACATGATTCAAAAGAAAAGGATACGAATGAGGAAGAATTCAAAGGATTCTTaacgaaagtaaaagaaaaagtgGAAAATGCTACGTATATAATACAAATGCTTAAACACAACAAGAACAACGAATGTAGACACCTTACACCAATAGAAATGTACTACAGAAGATTATACGAATATAACAAGGCTAGATACATTGAATGGAGCAAGAAACTGGGCATAAAAAAGTACATACTAagccatttaaaaaatttaagcaTAGAAAAACTGTTGCATATCtgcaaaataaagaaacaaatcaACCACGAGCATCGgctaattctaattaaaaaatgtattaatgtCCACCTCTCCATTAACGATACCTTCGAAATTGTGACAGAACCACCACCACTTTCACCACAAGATCCAACGTCCTGGAAGTgtggaaaaacaacaaaacctCCATGGCCAGTAACACAGTCCACTTCCACATGGCAAAATAATTGGAGCTCGAGCATAGAAGCTAGCAGCACAATGACAAAAATACCAAATACTTCACGGACAAAGCGAAGCACCCAAACACAGGCAACGGAGGACAGCAGCGTGAGCTCCAGTTCGCCCAACACcgtaagctcaaaggaaccaaCGTCCACCACAACGGAGGAACCAAGGCATTCCAGTAACAGTACCGACTCATCATCTGGACAACCAACCGGGCCCTCTCAGCAGACAAACACAGAAGAACCTACGAGCCCATCGCAGGCAACAGGCAGTACTGAAACACGGCCATCTGAGGAACCTACGGAGAGCTCCAGCTTGAGCAGCACTGGAAGTTCAGCTGGCGGACCATCGTCGACAGAATCATCCGGGCCCCCTCAGTCGACAAGTACAGAAGAATCTACGAGCCCATCACAGTCAACAGGCAGTAGCGAAACACGCCCATCTGAGAGATCTACGGAGAGCTCCAGCTTGAGCAGCACTAGAAGTTCTGCTGGACCCTCTTCCTCGACAACTGGAGGACCGTCATCGGCAGAACCATCGGGCTCTTCTGAGTCAACTAGTACAGAAGAACCTACTAGCCAATCGCAGTCAACAGGTAGTACTGGAACCATCCCGTGTGAAGAACCTACGGAAAGCTCCAGATTGAGCAGCACAGGAAGTTCAGCTGGACCTTCCTCTCCGACAACTGGCGGAACATCATGGACAGAATCATCCGGGCCCCCCCAGTCGACAGGTACAGATGAATCTACGAGCCCATCACAGTCAACAGGCAGTACCGAAACACGCCCATCTGAGGAACCTACAGAGAACTCCAGCTTGAGCAGCACTGGAAGTTCAGCTGGACCTTCTTCCTCTACAACTGGCGGACCATCATCGGCAGAACCATCGGACTCCCCTGAGTCAACTAGTACACAAGAACCTACTAGCCAATCGCAGTCAACAGGCAGTACCGAAACGCGCCCATCCGAGGAACCTACGGAGAGCTCCAGCTTGAGTAGCACTGGAAGTTCAGCTGGACCTTCCTCTCCGACAACTGGCGGAACATCATGGACAGAATCATCCGGGCCCCCCCAGTCGACAGGTACAGATGAATCTACGAGCCCATCACAGTCAACAGGCAGTACCGAAACACGCCCATCTGAGGGACCTACGGAGAGCTCCAGCTTGAGCAGCACTGGAAGTTCTGCTGGACCTTCTACCTCGACAACTGAAGGACCGTCATCGGCAGAACCATCAGGTTCTTCTGAGTCAACTAGTACAGAAGAACCTACTAGCCAATCGCAGTCAACAGGCAGTACCAAAACGCGCCCATCTGAGGAACCTACGGAGAGCTCCAGCTTGAGTAGCACTGGAAGTTCAGCTGGACCTTCCTCTCCGACAACTGGCGGAACATCATCGACAGAATCATCCGGGCCCCCCCAGTCGACAGGTACAGATGAATCTACGAGCCCATCACAGTCAACAGGCAGTACCGAAACACGCCCATCTGAGGGACCTACGGAGAGCTCCAGCTTGAGCAGCACTGGAAGTTCTGCTGGACCTTCATCCTCGACAACTGGAGGACCGTCATCGGCAGAACCATCGGGCTCCTCTGAGTCAACTAGTACAGAAGAACCTACTAGCCAATCGCAGTCAACAGGTAGTACTGGAACCATCCCGTGTGAGGAACCTACGGAAAGCTCCAGCTTGAGCAGCACAGGAAGTTCAGCTGGACCTTCTTCCTCTACAACTGGAGGATCATCATCGTCAGAACCATCGCGGTCCTCTGAGTCAACTAGTACAGACGAACCTACTAGCCAGTCGCAGTCAACGGGTACTACTGGAACCATCCCGTGTGAGGAACCTACGGAGAGCTCCAGCTTGAGCAGCATTGGTAGTTCTGCTGGACGTTCTTCCTCGACAACTGGAGGACCATCATCGTCAGAACCATCGGGGTCCTCTGAGTCAACAAGTACGGTAGAACCTACGAGGCCATCACAGTCAACAGGCAATACCGAAACCCGCCCATCTGAGGAACCTACGGAGATCTCCAGTTTGAGCAGCATTGGTAGTTCTGCTGGACCTTCTTCCTCTACAAGTAGCGGACCATCATCGTCAGAACCATCGCGGTCCTCTGAGTCAACTAGTACAGACGAACCTACTAGCCAATCGCAGTCAACGGGTACTACTGGGACCCCCCCATGTGAGGAACCTACGGAGAGCTCCAGCTTGAGCAGCACTGGAAGTCCAGCTGGACCTTCTTCCTCTACAACTGGCGGACCATCATCGGCAGAATCATCCGGACCCTCCGAGTCGACAAGTACAGAAGAACCTACAAGCCCATCGCAATCAACAGGCAGTACCGAAACCAGCCCACCTGAGGAACCTACGGAGAGCTCCAGCTTGAGCAGCACTGGAAGTTCTGCTGGACCTTCTTCCTCGACAACTGAAGGACCGTCATCGGCGGAACCATCAGGTTCTTCTGAGTCAACTAGTACAGAAGAACCTACTAGCCAATCGCAGTCAACAGGCAGTACCGAAACGCGCCCATCTGAGGAACCTACGGAGAGCTCCAGCTTGAGTAGCACTGGAAGTTCAGCTGGACCTTCCTCTCCGACAACTGGCGGAACATCATCGACAGAATCATCCGGGCCCCCCCAGTCGACAGGTACAGATGAATCTACGAGCCCATCACAGTCAACAGGCAATACCGAAACACGCCCATCTGAGGGACCTACGGAGAGCTCCAGCTTGAGCAGCACTGGAAGTTCTGCTGGACCTTCTTCCTCGACAACTGGAGGACCGTCATCGGCAGAACCATCGGGCTCTTCTGAGTCAACTAGTACAGAAGAACCTACTAGCCCATCACAGTCAACAGGCAGTACCGAAACGCGCCCATCTGAGGAACCTACGGAGAGCTCCAGCTTGAGCAGCACTGGAAGTTCAGCTGGACCTTCTTCTTCGTCAACTGACGGATCATCATCGACAGAATCATCCGGACCCTCTGAGTCGACAAGTACAGAAGAACCTACAAGCCCATCGCAGTCAACAGGCAGTACCGAAACGCCCCCACCTGAGGAACCTACGGAGAGCTCCAGCTTGAGCAGCACTGGAAGTTCAGCTGGACCTTCTTCCTCGACAACTGAAGGACCGTCATCGGCAGAACCATCAGGTTCTTCTGAGTCAACTAGTACAGAAGAACCTACTAGCCAATCGCAGTCAACAG GCAGTACCGAAACACGCCCATCTGAGGGACCTACGGAGAGCTCCAGCTTGAGCAGCACTGGAAGTTCTGCTGGACCTTCTTCCTCGACAACTG GCGGAACATCATCGGCAGAACCATCGGGCTCCTCTGAGTCAACTAGTACAGAAGAACCTACTAGCCAATCGCAGTCAACAGGCAGTACCGAAACGCGCCCATCTGATGAACCTACGGAGAGCTCCAGCTTGAGCAGCACTGGAAGTTCAGCTGGACCTTCTTCCTCTACAACTGGAGGACCATCATCGTCAGAACCATCGCGGTCCTCCGAGTCAACTAGTACAGACGAACCTACTAGCCAGTCGCAGTCAACGGGTACTACTGGGACCCTCCCATGTAAGGAACCTACGGAGAGCTCCAGCTTGAGCAGCACTGGAAGTTCAGCTGGACCTTCTTCCTCTACAACTGGCGGACCATCATCGGCCGAACCATCGGACTCCTCTGAGTCAACTAGTACACAAGAACCTACTAGCCAATCGCAGTCAACAGGCAGTACTGAAACGCGCCCATCTGAGGAACCTACGGAGAGCTCCAGCTTGAGTAGCACTGGAAGTTCAGCTGGACCTTCTTCCTCTACAACTGGCGGACCATCATCGGTAGAACCATCGGGCTCCTCTGAGTCAACTAGTACAGAAGAACCTACTAGCCAGTCGCGGTCAACAGGTAGTACTGGAACCATCCCGTGTGAGGAATCTACGGAAAGCTCCAGATTGAGCAGCACTGGAAGTTCAGCTAGACCTTCTTCCTCTACAACTGGTGGACCATCATCAGCAGAACCATCGGTCTCCTCTGAGTCAACTAGTACAGAAGAACCTACTAGCCAATCGCAGTCAACAGGCAGTACCGAAACGCGCCCATCTGAGGAACCTACGGAGAGCTCCAGCTTGAGCAGCACTGGAAGTTCAGCTGGACCTTCTTCCTCTACAACTGGCGGACCATCATCGTCAGAACCATCGCGGTCCTCTGAGTCAACTAGTACAGACGAACCTACTAGCCAGTCGCAGTCAACGGGTACTACTGGAACCATCCCGTGTGAGGAACCTACGGAGAGCTCCAGCTTGAGCAGCATTGGTAGTTCTGCTGGACCTTCTTCCTCGACAGCTGGAGGACCATCATCGTCAGAACCATCGGGGTCCTCTGAGTCAACAAGTACGGTAGAACCTACGAGGCCATCACAGTCAACAGGCAATACCGAAACCCGCCCATCTGAGGAACCTACGGAGATCTCCAGTTTGAGCAGCATTGGTAGTTCTGCTGGACCTTCTTCCTCTACAAGTAGCGGACCATCATCGTCAGAACCATCGGGCTCCTCTGAGTCAACTAGTACAGAAGAACCTACTAGCCAGTCGCGGTCAACAGGTAGTACTGGAACCATCCCGTGTGAGGAACCTACGGAAAGCTCCAGCTTGAGCAGCACAGGAAGTTCAGCTGGACCTTCTTCCTCTACAACTGGAGGATCATCATCGTCAGAACCATCGCGGTCCTCTGAGTCAACTAGTACAGACGAACCTACTAGCCAATCGCAGTCAACGGGTACTACTGGGACCCTCCCATGTGAGGAACCTACGGAGAGCTCCAGCTTGAGCAGCACTGGAAGTCCAGCTGGACCTTCTTCCTCTACAACTGGCGGACCATCATCGGCAGAACCAACGGACTCCGCTGAGTCAACTAGTACACAAGAACCTACTAGCCAATCGCAGTCAACAGGCAGTACCGAAACGCGCCCATCTGAGGAACCTACGGAGAGCTCCAGCTTGAGTAGCACTGGAAGTTCAGCTGGACCTTCCTCTCCGACAACTGGCGGAACATCATCGACAGAATCATCCGGGCCCCCCCAGTCGACAGGTACAGATGAATCTACGAGCCCATCACAGTCAACAGGCAGTACCGAAACACGCCCATCTGAGGGACCGACGGAGAGCTCCAGCTTGAGCAGCACTGGAAGTTCTGCTGGACCTTCTTCCTCGACAACTGGAGGACCGTCATCGGCAGAACCATCGGGCTCTTCTGAGTCAACTAGTACAGAAGAACCTACTAGCCCATCACAGTCAACAGGCAGTACCGAAACGCGCCCATCTGAGGAAC CTACGGAGAGCACCAGCTTGAGCAGTATTATACCATCCTCGGTAACTACTAGTGGTAGTACTCGTTCTACAAGTGCCGAAGATTCTAGGGATGTTTCTCGACCACGACGAGACACGTCATCGCGCGCTGCTGATGGTTATGTGGAAAGCACAATCCAAATCTCGACTGAGATGTCTGGCACTACCGAGCGTCAACCGCAGACTACAGGCAGTAGCAATATTCCTTCATCGGTGACTGGTCGTGAAACGTCACAATCTGAAAGTACCGTGGCATCTATTAGTACTTTGGAGCCGGCAAAGAGTTCTTCACAATCTACTGAGTGGCTTGCCGAAAGCTCTACCTTAAGTGGTACGCAAACTGTATCCGATGTTTCAACGTTGGCATCCGAAAATATTGTTATATCTGGTAACGTAGAAGTTGCTGTTGAGAGCAATATTGGCGGCAGCTCTGCTAATAAGAGCATAGTGGAATCTGGTACTTTTAATCTAACAATAGAGGACGTTGCGAAAGCCAATATAACTGGTTTTCATATTAACGGATCTTCTATTGTAATGGACGGAGAGTTGATTAGAACGAATGGTACAGGATCTCACGGAGTTGTTATTGTGGACCAAATTCATATTTCTGGCAGTCTTGATATTAGTGTTGAGGAACACAATGAGACCATTTTGCCTAATCCCGGTAGTTTGACGAGTTTGGGTAAGAACAGAACCAGGATACCTGGATCAGGGTCACCTATATTACAAATTAATGAAACCGGTGGGAATGTTGTTTCTTCCAATGATCTGTCGAGGGGATCTATAGCACTCCCTATTACCCCTTCACAAGGTTTGGAATCAACTGTGGAAACACAGCTAAATGATTTACAGACGAAGACATATGTGAATAATATACAATTTACTGACGAGAATTCGGTAACTGTGGGGAAAAGTATATTCGCTTTtggtaatgataataatattaggAGTAATGCTGCACTCGATACAGCTGTTTCTAGAGCATCAGCGTCACTTCAGGCAGCTGGAGGTTCCAATTCAGATTCTTCCATGAAGAAGGTCGTCGTTTCCGTtgtatag